ACGACTACATAGGACAAAGCAAAAACAAGATTTATCTTACTCCTTACCGTAGAGTGGGTTCATCCACTTCCATATAATTTGCAAGCTTGGCAAGTGAGATTGTTGAATACACTTTCAAGAAAGTCCTGACACCTGATAGTAATTGCTGCTGCTTCACTTCATAAAGGAACAGCTTTAACTGAAGCCTATAAGCATCCTGGAATAATTGGTGGATGGTGCATCAGGTGTCTAGCAAGTTACCAGTCATGTCAAAAAACGGACAAGAGATTGCACAGAACGATGCCTTCAAGACAAAACACGCATGAAAAGAAAATCTGTTTTTCCCAGCACGAGTAGCAGCGCACTATGACCAGAGGCATACCTATACACGCTCACATGTTGCCTTGCACAATACACACTACATGGGAGAATAGAGATTCTAATGCCATCATTGGACAAGCAGCAATATATCCCAACCAGCTGAATACCAACATCACATTCACAAGTAAGTACACTCGAGcgccacccaaaaaaaataataaaataataaaataataaaagacaaCCATATTCGATCCATGAAATCAAGCCTCGTATTAACTTTGTGAATGCCCCAGATAGACAAAACAAATATCAGTCAAACAATTCTTTAGCAAGATGAAAAGCACTATACGCATCACAGAAAGCTCCAAATAACCACTGAATTTCATTTCCCAAGAGATGAAAATAGGAATTACATACTTGATTGTAGTTTACAGGAGGCTCCTCAAAGCTTGGAGCTGAGGGTGTGATGAACTTAGGACAGGCATATGAGAAGAGCTCATCATAGATGACGAAAGCCTCCTCATCGTATCTCTGCATTCTGAGCATTTTTTCACCATATTTCTCTCGCAACTGAGAGTTCACAGTCTCATCAACAAGCTTCACTTGGGGACAAAGTGAGATACAAAGAGCCAGCAAGGCATACATCTGCTCGTTCTTCTTGAGTATCTGCTCATACTGTGGAGACTTCTGATGGTATTGCTTTGTCTTATAGATGTATAAGAGAATTTTATTGAACTCTCGAATTGCATCTACATacctattaaaaattgtcaagaaTTTGGCTCAAAAGGGAGAGATTGCTAAGCTAGCAAACAAAACCAAAGATCACAAGAGAAATTTACCTCCGCAGCATAAGGTTCGCAAACCCATAGTGATAAATAGTGGTAATGTGGCTTCCGATAACACTAGTGTAAACACCTTGTTGGCTAATGTCAATTGGGAGTAAACACTTCAAGCCAGTCTGATAATCACCTAAAAGACAATGAACTCGTAGCAATCCCACCATGCTGAAATAGCCAAGCACCTTCAACACATTGCTCCCACCATTGTAATCATACCCATCAGTGGCAGTGAATTGTTCAAGGCCTTCCTTTTCCTGATCCAAGATCTGAATGATCATGGACTTCTCCACAAGTGCTTGCAAGAAATTGAGCACACCATACACATTCCAAGCCTGCAAATAAATACTATATTACTAACACTACTAATAAACAGGAAACAGGAGCATTTAATAAATCTGCAGAAACAAAGGCATACTATGAGTACATGAGCTTGAATTTGAACGTATGTCTTTCAATTGACTTAAGGATAAACTCTCCATAGACATATTCTAAACTTGAGAATAGGCTTCATGGAGTTGGAACTTCATTATCACAATTCACAACAGAAACCAGAGTTTTTAAACACAGCTCTGGTCTTTAGAACAGATCACGCTAGCAGTTCACAGGTCACCCCCTAGGTTGAGTTGCAAGGTCATTAGATGCTGACTTCATCTACTTGTTcatatattaaaagaaaaaaatcctaGCGTATCCGCTATTGTTGTCTAGTTCAGCAGGTTAAAGACACACTAGCCATAATTGTGAGGCGCAGGTCTTTGAGTCACATCCATCAAGCTCCTCATTTGTTATTAAGAATGACCAGATCTAAGCTTTAAGTAAATGTCTCATACAAACAAGCAACAGATAAGACTTTAGCTTTGTGGTTGGAGCTCCAAATGTTGTAAACTGGAAAGCATTGAATCCCATCTTTTGAAAGCTGataacttttcttttaaaagcaAGTCTATATGAACCAGTCCACTTGGATTTTTCCCTGTTGATCCAACGGTATGACCAGGTCAACTGGGTTTGACAGCTTTTTATCTAAacaatttatttgcaaaaaCAGCAAGTTCAAGTGACTGGTATAGTCCAGTTTTAGAACACTGCAGAGAACATGCAAATTAGGAGAGAAAAGTACTGAGATTCCTAATGTTCCCAATTACAATTACCTGATCATACTGCTTCAATAGTGCAATCTCCTGCTCAGTCTTGTTCTTCATCTTCGCCCTATACTGACAAAAGCTCTGAAACTGGTAAACAAACTCGTCCACCATGTCCCACAACCACTGATTTGGCAACTGCATATTCACCACTCCATGCAAGACTACCTGATatatgaaaccaaaaaaaacaaacaaaaaaaaaatcccaaaactgTCATTCCTCTGGTTCAGCTTCAATGATAACAAAGATACCCACAGCAAATAAATACGCGTCCTCTTAACAAAGGACAACAATCTCCCATCTTTCGCATATGGATGAAAAGAAACTTTGACTGGGACAAAATTATGCTTTCAAGGGTCCAACATAAATACGAGCAGAATGTGTCTTCATAAGTACTCGTAAGCTGCACCCCAAGTGCCTAACTACTTCAAAGAGCAAAAGCCCACCTAAAAGAACCTCTAAACTACCAGATGTAAAACATGTGCCAACATAATCTCCAAAGATGAAACTTTCGGAGCAATTGATAGTGCCACTCAGTTTAAAAAGTTAAGGTAATGCAATACATACACTAATGTGCATATATTATACAAGAATACATCGCCCCGTTCCTTACTATTAACCTTTTGAAGCGATAGACTGCGCACTTGATCAAACATCTCTAGCTACAGAAACAATAACTCTGAGGCCACTCGTACCTGAAAGAGACTACAATAATTATCCCACGAATCAATCCGCTGCTTCAGCGTCGGCGAGAGCCTCGCGTACAGATGCCGGAACCACATCTCACGGTAAAGCAAGCAGAAGACGTGGTCGTTGTCAACGTGGTGCGAGACCGCGTCGACGGAAGGCCAGGGAGTGTCCTTGAAGAGCCGGTCGGACAAGGTCTGGAAGGAGGTCTCGTACATCTGATGGATCTCGTACACGTTCTTCTCGCGGATGTGGCGGTAGAGGTGGACGACGAAGGACTTGACGGAGTCGGGCACGAAATTCGGGTCGTACCCGAGGTCCGACTGCGGTTGCGCCTGGGGCTGCCGGTGCGCATCGTCGAAGTTGCCGGGAGTCTCGTCGTATTCGTAGGTGGCGGCCATTGTTGTCGGTGAAATAAGTAAACGACTCAAGTCCCTGCCGACGGCGATTGTCACCGGGACTACAAGCGATCagagggtagagagagagagagagagagagcgcgcgagCTTACCAGTTAACAATGAGACGAGCTTCAGCTGCGAGAGCGAGAGACAGAGCCGAGTCgggatcagagagagagagagagagagtagggttTAGGGAGGGAGGAAccggagatggagatggagatggagatttgGGCTCCTTTCTTGGACaaataaagcccaatttgaAAAATGGTACAGGTAACCCACGCTTCTGTCCATAACCCGGCCCCGAACTCCATCGAGTCATAGGAGGGAATATAGGTATAAAAATAGCTCCAAATAGATCTTGGATTGAGTATTTATCGAGTTGAGTACGAGTCGCTAAATTTTTATTGCACCGAGATGAAAAAATTgctcaaaaagttctaaacatattacattttagccaattcaatcataaactttttaattatttcaattaaatcataaaacttttgacaatttgtcaatttcgtCCTTCCGGATAATTTTGTTAGGAAATTGCCGACGCGAATACCGCCCGTCTCCATGGCGCGATTGAAGTTAAcgtgaaaatttcttttagaactttttcaattttttttattgttaagggccAAGTAGGGGCCACCAATCAAGGCACGGCAACCCTTGCCGGCTACTAGGTGAGGACCTGCGATCCCTCACCGGCCACGAGGAAGGGCCGCGAAGCCCCCGCTAGCAGGTGACGAGGCTCAACGTGCGAGGGCAACAAGCCTTGCCGATTGTGGGCAAGGGTCACGCCTAGCTATGAGCGAGGACCACCAGCCCTCCCCTGGGATCGGCAAGGGCTCACAAGTCCTCAACCAATAGTCGATGGGATTGTGGGGCCTCAACTATTGGCCCCCTTCCAACCCTTaacaataaaggaaaaaataagaaaaaaaatttaaagaagttTCATATCAACGTCAACAGTGCCATGTGGGATATGATAGTAATTTCCGACTAAAATTGGTCCGAATaactaaattatcaaattgttaaaagattataattaaattaacacaatttcaaagttgaagactgaattggtcaaaatgcaattttaaaactttttaaacaattttctccttgctccaaaaagaaaaaacaattttctCCACATAAATAGAATAATTTAGATCGGATCATTTTCGATCTAACCACCCGAATTTGACCTAATCCACCTGTTTAGCGGCAAAATATTTGCAACGTAACGTCACTAAAACCTCCTTGGGTCGGCCTATACGCGCGACACATCACGCCAGTAACTACTTTGTTCttaaatttcttcaatttactCGTGCAACTTCCGCTCAATCTGTCGGAACGAGTACTACCTATTTCCTGTTGTATTCATACGAACCCGACATTGTATTTCTCAACAGTGGAGCGTGCCCGTTTGGTGTGTGAGCGGATAAGATCTTGCATCTCTAGATGACATTACTCTGTGGATTTGAACAAAAACTTCTGCGAGCTAGTATAGACGAAATCGATTGGACTGTCAAGTGAGTCTGGGAATAGCTACCCGTACAGAATCAGAGTCATCTCCTTCCTTTAGGAAAAGGGCCAAACTCAAATTAGGCTGCTTTGATTCTGCAGAATCCAAAGTCTTGCTCTTCTTGAGCTTGGCAGGTGCATTCTAAAAACAGAGCAAACCACGTCCAGAGACTGACGCAAGGTCATAAACTACACAGCGTTTCATTTCTATCTGTCCCTAAAAAAACTCTTAACATGAATTAAGTGCAGAAGCCATCAGCAAAAAAGTGCTTCCTTTACTGCTTTACCGTGTGGGTAGACTATTTCCAAATGAGAGGGCAAAAAATCGTTCATTATTCACAAGCTATGAGGATTACCCAGGGTGTAGGTCAGAGCCAGACGTCAGAGACGAGACCTCAGTTGGCCGAAGATTGCCGAAACTTATGTAATCTAAGACACGTCGTTCATCAGTTGCAATTTCTTTCAGCAAGATGATGCTCTGCAGTGGTCCGGGATAACATGCAAATGCTATCGAGTCTCAATCTAGGCAACTCTTCTTTCCGAAGTCACACTCTTTGCCCGTTGAAGCCAGTGAGATTTGGTTGAGGCACTTCCATGTAGCTTTCCGGCTCATCCTCTTCATCGGAGGACAAGAGGGATGATCCCATCCATGTTTTGAACCCTTCATTGACACGTCTTTCCACATCGGGAGTGACTTCCAATGGATTAGCTTCGAGCATTTCGAGACCCAGGGTCCGACTACCATATTCTCCTCCATCGAGGATAACGGCCGCTTTCCTTCTCAGGAAAAAGGCAGTCCCTCCGTATAAGATGACAAGCCCCCAAGTTGATATTTCATAGCACCAAAACAAGGGCACCGAACAGCTGCTGCCTAATGTGAGGAGGCTTGAACCAAGAAATATCGCAAGAAGGCCAAATACAATAGCAAAGACGACATTGAGAATAGAAAGACACCGGACCCCACCTGCATATTAATTAAGAACGTTAAAAATAGTGCACACTAAgggaaattttttctcttttagatTCCACACACCATGCAGGATCAATTCAAGTTGACAAAAAAGTTTTCTGGAGTCCCAAACAACAAACAGAGAAAACTTGCAGCGACACAACCAACAAAAGCAATTGCAAATAGTTGTTATGTTCTCAATTAGCAGAAGCTGGTGGAACAATGTGTCCACAAGATTGAAGAAATAGCACTTACCCCTCCTCGAAGCACAGTAATTATTCTCGACCACTTTCAAGCACGCATGCCTTGTTGGAGCAGAGTAAGCGATGATGATTCCTGCGGAATACTTAAAACCATCAGATACTGAAAATGATCGTATCATATGCATCTTGATAATTATATTTGTATtataatgaagaaaaaaattgggatgTCTAGCAAGAAGGCACAACACTGTAGATCTCAAAATAGAGAGCAGACTTGCAACGCACCGATTGGCCAATGCATAGTTATAATCAATCTACTCAAAATCACATTTCCATTCACAATTACGCATATTTAGCTCCAGTTCTATGAGGATATAACCATCCAGATGGTCAAAGGGCTGCGAAAGAATCGAACTATCTATCAATAATGGGTGAGTGTGATCATTGTTCCTTTGTGAAAGCTCCCTGGCCGAGAGGTGCATTAGCAACGATAACCAACTAGAGAAATACTCCAGCTCCACACTCCATTCGATATTTCAAAGGACCATGGAAGACTCAGGCGAAACAAATGAGGCAAGACCACTGTGCAAAGTTTCAACTTCaacttgttctttttcttaagAAGGCTCGCTGCACCAGAATGCAACGTAGTCCCACTAGAATTTACAGCCATTTTCTGATTTAGCCAATTTCTCATATAGAATATTTCCAACGGCTATGGACACTCGTCCACGACTTTCATGTCCACCACAacattctacttcttcttcaattaTTTCACAGAAGCTCGTCCATGACTTCCATTTCCACCATAACATTCCACTTCTTCCTCGATTATTTTCCGCCTGGGTTCTCCGTGGTAAAACATGTTTCAAATTCTAATCGACATTACCCTTCCAAAGACCTCTCATAAGACCCTTCGCACATTAAACCTAAAGTTAAGACAAGGGCACATAACTAGGTAACGGCTCATTTCTtcggttttctttctctttcttgacAGCCACTAACTTTTGCAACTACTTCGAGGATAACAACATTCCACAGAACCGAAGCACAGAAGGCTTGCTCAAGCTCACCTGCAACAAGGTAAACAGCGGAAACCGCGAAAATGATCATTGAAGGAACGAACACGACCATCCAATAATAATCAACCGTCTGCGCATCTGTCAAGTAGAACGCGCCCGGGAACGACTCGGCGGCCCCGCCTTTCTCGCTGATCGACAGAGGCAATACCCTCCGGTCGCCGCAGAACGGTCTCTTCACGCTATCGTCTCCAGGAAACAGTATGTTCAAGCTAATGATCGTGCACACCAAGATCAGACCGCAAACCGCAGAAATCAGGATCAGCAGAGCAGGCCTTTGGAGCTTGAGCCACGCCTTGTCCTCGTCGCGGAGGCTCTCGTACTCGTGCTTCGGCATGAACGCTTGGCGCAGCGCATCGCCGATTATCGCCATTGGGGTCGCCAACCCGATCGGCGACTTGATTTTGATTGAAGACGCAAGATCCCTCCCAATGCTCAAGCTTTCAAGGATCGATGTTCAGAGATGGAGAGCGGAAGTGAATTTGCTCGTAGTCGAATTCGATCGATGATCTGGAAGACTAGTTGCAATATCGGATTGAATTGAGGAAAAGTGCGAGCCCTAATTTTCGAATCGTTAATTTGGGGCCCAACGAGAGAGCTCTCGAGCAGTGCATTCAATTttcgttattttcttttcccttttttttttttggccaaaaacgCAGTGCGTTTCAGCCGCGTCTCGCAAAACTTGCGGGGGTTTTCTTCCTCTGCGGTGATGTGCAGAGTTAAGTCCCGACTGGACGACCTGACGTCTTTTGACTCTGATTAATTAGCACCGAATCTCCCTCTTATTTGGCAAAAGAAATTGGTTTTTGAACACGAGATTCTTCATCGTTGTCGGTTTGGCCAGTGCATTATTTTTGAAAGCACAATCACATATAAAGGCAGtttgtgattaaaaaagaactttacaaaaaaaatgtgCACCATAAATCAAGTTTAGGGTTGTCAAAATGAGTTGCAAACTCGTACTCTATTATAACACAAACGAGTCATTCTAAACTTAAAGTATGATTAAAAgctcaaaataaattgattttaaAGGATTTATTATAAGTAGACTTTCAACCCATTTAATAAATAGTTTAcctttgattttaattttgcctCTATTTTGCAATGTAAGAAAATTCTTTCGCATGGGATATTAGAAGCTAAACAACATTTTGGTCGACATCGAGCCTCTTAatataattgtatttttttttaccaaaaatacttaattttttttacatttagcATCGTATCTGGACTTGTGTCTTTGGAAAGAAGAAACGATAAGTTATGTCGACACCCTTGACACTATTGAGCAATGGTCACTCAAATAGCATTTTGGTTCACGATGAAAGGTCGACCTATCTGCCCTTTGTGGACGGTGGAGGGTTGACGCGTCTCTTTCCCAACACGACATATTGTTTTTTACTTTAGAAGTTGTttgaattacaaaaataaaaaattaagttgaCTTTAGAGGCATTTGTCTATAAATAAGATAATTCTATGACTTTCACTGTAAAAGCTTTTTGCCATGTTAATTTTCATcgataatttgaaaaaatcaaaccgGTGTTCATGAAATATGCTTTACGAAGCTAAGTGCCttgaacacttttttttttttttgtttgggggggtgggggtggcgCGGCGGGggaacttgaacaagaaaaagaacattTTTCGCACGCACacacaaaaagcaaaaacaaaagcaaaatccCGAAACAAATTTGTCGAAGCGTCGTGTAGCGCCGGCCAATTTGTTTCGACGGAGGTCGGGA
This genomic interval from Rhodamnia argentea isolate NSW1041297 chromosome 4, ASM2092103v1, whole genome shotgun sequence contains the following:
- the LOC115750103 gene encoding eukaryotic translation initiation factor 3 subunit L isoform X2, translated to MAATYEYDETPGNFDDAHRQPQAQPQSDLGYDPNFVPDSVKSFVVHLYRHIREKNVYEIHQMYETSFQTLSDRLFKDTPWPSVDAVSHHVDNDHVFCLLYREMWFRHLYARLSPTLKQRIDSWDNYCSLFQVVLHGVVNMQLPNQWLWDMVDEFVYQFQSFCQYRAKMKNKTEQEIALLKQYDQAWNVYGVLNFLQALVEKSMIIQILDQEKEGLEQFTATDGYDYNGGSNVLKVLGYFSMVGLLRVHCLLGDYQTGLKCLLPIDISQQGVYTSVIGSHITTIYHYGFANLMLRRYVDAIREFNKILLYIYKTKQYHQKSPQYEQILKKNEQMYALLALCISLCPQVKLVDETVNSQLREKYGEKMLRMQRYDEEAFVIYDELFSYACPKFITPSAPSFEEPPVNYNQDAYRLQLKLFLYEVKQQQLLSGVRTFLKVYSTISLAKLANYMEVDEPTLRTILLTYKHKTHAVDADGKIISNADIDFFVDDDMIHVIESKPGKRYGDYFLRQIVKLESMMNDMDRVKLD
- the LOC115750103 gene encoding eukaryotic translation initiation factor 3 subunit L isoform X1 translates to MAATYEYDETPGNFDDAHRQPQAQPQSDLGYDPNFVPDSVKSFVVHLYRHIREKNVYEIHQMYETSFQTLSDRLFKDTPWPSVDAVSHHVDNDHVFCLLYREMWFRHLYARLSPTLKQRIDSWDNYCSLFQVVLHGVVNMQLPNQWLWDMVDEFVYQFQSFCQYRAKMKNKTEQEIALLKQYDQAWNVYGVLNFLQALVEKSMIIQILDQEKEGLEQFTATDGYDYNGGSNVLKVLGYFSMVGLLRVHCLLGDYQTGLKCLLPIDISQQGVYTSVIGSHITTIYHYGFANLMLRRYVDAIREFNKILLYIYKTKQYHQKSPQYEQILKKNEQMYALLALCISLCPQVKLVDETVNSQLREKYGEKMLRMQRYDEEAFVIYDELFSYACPKFITPSAPSFEEPPVNYNQDAYRLQLKLFLYEVKQQQLLSGVRTFLKVYSTISLAKLANYMEVDEPTLRTILLTYKHKTHAVDADGKIISNADIDFFVDDDMIHVIESKPGKRYGDYFLRQIVKLESMMNDMDRVKLD
- the LOC115750106 gene encoding uncharacterized protein LOC115750106, with the protein product MAIIGDALRQAFMPKHEYESLRDEDKAWLKLQRPALLILISAVCGLILVCTIISLNILFPGDDSVKRPFCGDRRVLPLSISEKGGAAESFPGAFYLTDAQTVDYYWMVVFVPSMIIFAVSAVYLVAGIIIAYSAPTRHACLKVVENNYCASRRGGVRCLSILNVVFAIVFGLLAIFLGSSLLTLGSSCSVPLFWCYEISTWGLVILYGGTAFFLRRKAAVILDGGEYGSRTLGLEMLEANPLEVTPDVERRVNEGFKTWMGSSLLSSDEEDEPESYMEVPQPNLTGFNGQRV